From one Lasioglossum baleicum chromosome 11, iyLasBale1, whole genome shotgun sequence genomic stretch:
- the LOC143213434 gene encoding uncharacterized protein LOC143213434 has protein sequence MQLPCRFNPALVGGNASYELYASTYCACNASAKLQEPRCRCVIPIFSEMRLPRGTLRRYGQYRPATLRVAFPTSSKSGGIAATRRDACRTCTEHSQNSTVFEKRLARRPDIGWAAENNMYLKTGKKDVVVPNVFEVRWNCSNAARRVANVHRTFSKDRFREKTGATSSKSGGIVVVDKFYGQICNQRDEIYRK, from the exons ATGCAGCTCCCGTGTCGTTTTAACCCAGCGTTGGTAGGCGGCAACGCGAGTTACGAGTTATACGCGTCTACCTACTGCGCGTGTAACGCGTCCGCAAAACTCCAAGAACCGCGATGTCGGTGTGTTATACCGATTTTTAGCGAAATGCGACTGCCGCGCGGCACTTTACGACGGTACGGGCAGTACAGACCGGCGACTTTACGGGTCGCGTTCCCAACGTCTTCAAAGTCCGGTGGAATCGCAgccacgcggcgcgacgcgtgcCGAACGTGCACCGAACATTCCCAAAATTCGACCGTTTTCGAGAAACGATTGGCGCGGCGTCCGGATATTGGATGGGCAGCAGAAAACAATATGTATCTGAAAACGGGCAAGAAAGACGTCGTTGTTCCCAACGTCTTCGAAGTCCGGTGGAATTGTAGCAACGCGGCGCGTCGCGTGGCGAACGTGCACCGAACATTCTCAAAAGACCGTTTTCGAGAAAAGACTGGCGCAACGTCTTCGAAGTCCGGTGGAATTGTA gtggtagacaagtTTTACGGCCAGATTTGCAACCAGCGTGACgaaatctacaggaaatga